Proteins found in one Pseudomonas marvdashtae genomic segment:
- a CDS encoding LysR substrate-binding domain-containing protein — translation MQPSDIDKKVKGYRRLIPSMTALLEFEAVARLASFTLAAQELGVTQAAVSKQIRLLEDTLETKLFHRLHRSIKLTHEGYVLHLVVAESIHRMASVFDKIAEGIGEQEITIACTQAFSHSRILPRLIALRTLQPKLKLRLLTQQVSPSSYRDDVDLAIRFGNGKWEDGSSLFLFDEEVFPVCSPAWLAANAAPSSVTDFLDTALIDSDSTLEGWMTWNRWCRELGDGRPKLTYSFRCSSYNDAIEAAIQGHGIALGWSRLIAHRLNSGELIRITPYVVKPKDAYYLVIPSGRKLEPITQALIDWLRDESYLNP, via the coding sequence AAGCCGTGGCGCGGCTGGCCAGTTTCACCCTGGCCGCCCAAGAGCTGGGCGTGACCCAGGCGGCCGTCAGCAAACAGATCCGGTTGTTGGAAGATACCCTGGAGACCAAGCTGTTCCATCGGCTTCATCGGTCGATCAAGCTGACCCACGAAGGCTATGTGTTGCATCTGGTCGTCGCGGAGTCCATTCATCGCATGGCCAGTGTCTTCGACAAAATTGCCGAGGGCATTGGTGAGCAAGAGATCACCATCGCCTGCACGCAAGCGTTTTCCCACTCGAGAATACTCCCCCGGTTGATTGCACTGCGCACCCTGCAACCGAAGCTGAAGTTGCGCTTGTTGACCCAACAGGTCTCCCCCAGTTCATACCGGGATGACGTCGACCTGGCCATCCGTTTCGGCAATGGGAAATGGGAGGATGGAAGTTCGCTTTTCCTGTTCGATGAAGAAGTATTTCCCGTTTGCTCGCCGGCCTGGCTGGCCGCCAACGCGGCGCCCTCATCCGTCACCGATTTTTTGGACACGGCGCTGATTGACTCCGATTCCACCCTGGAAGGCTGGATGACCTGGAACCGTTGGTGCCGGGAACTCGGCGATGGGCGTCCCAAGCTCACCTATTCATTTCGCTGCAGTTCCTATAACGATGCGATCGAGGCGGCTATCCAAGGCCACGGCATTGCACTGGGATGGAGTCGACTGATCGCGCATCGGCTCAACAGTGGTGAACTGATCAGAATTACGCCTTACGTGGTCAAGCCAAAGGACGCTTATTACCTGGTTATTCCGAGCGGTCGGAAACTGGAGCCCATCACCCAGGCGCTGATCGATTGGCTGCGCGATGAAAGTTACCTAAACCCTTGA
- a CDS encoding hybrid-cluster NAD(P)-dependent oxidoreductase: protein MTTYENPTRPASASMDQRFTDPATWGTFGAQWHSGEQKTLQCCAVRPETHDVKTFIFRCVDFSALSFEPGQFITISPVIGGQTIARCYTLSSSPTRPFAFSITVKRVPGGTVSNWLHDHLKPGDSLKASGPAGSFTPVGHPATKLLYLSAGSGVTPLMSMTRAACDMAGNLDIVFVHSARTPTDIIFHAELTRMQAAMPGLRVISVCEGLGDTTQWQQPIGRLDLSLLSQHVPDYKEREIFTCGPQGYMDAVKSLLREAAFDFAHYHQESFDIAVLNDEPLIEQAASLNQQDVFTVTLSRSGKTFSMPANQTVLSAAKKAGAIVPSSCSQGVCGTCKTTLLQGTVDMNHNGGIRQREIDKGLRLLCCSKPTSDLVLDL from the coding sequence ATGACGACTTACGAAAACCCGACACGCCCGGCAAGCGCCAGCATGGACCAGCGTTTTACCGACCCGGCCACCTGGGGCACGTTCGGCGCGCAATGGCACAGCGGAGAACAGAAAACCCTGCAATGCTGCGCCGTGCGCCCGGAAACACATGACGTAAAAACCTTCATTTTTCGCTGTGTGGACTTCAGCGCGCTGAGCTTCGAGCCCGGTCAATTCATCACCATCTCGCCAGTTATTGGTGGGCAGACCATTGCCCGCTGCTACACCCTGTCGTCCTCCCCGACCCGGCCGTTTGCGTTTTCCATTACCGTCAAGCGCGTGCCGGGGGGAACGGTGTCGAACTGGCTGCATGACCATCTCAAGCCCGGCGACAGCCTGAAGGCCTCCGGCCCGGCGGGCAGCTTTACGCCGGTCGGCCATCCGGCGACCAAGTTGTTGTACCTGTCCGCCGGTTCCGGCGTAACGCCCCTGATGTCGATGACCCGGGCTGCCTGCGACATGGCCGGCAACCTCGACATCGTGTTTGTACACAGCGCCCGCACGCCCACCGACATCATCTTCCACGCAGAGTTGACGCGCATGCAGGCCGCCATGCCGGGGCTGCGGGTCATCAGTGTTTGCGAAGGACTGGGCGACACCACTCAATGGCAACAACCGATAGGCCGGCTCGACTTATCGTTGTTGAGCCAGCACGTGCCGGACTACAAGGAACGGGAAATCTTTACCTGCGGCCCCCAGGGCTACATGGACGCGGTCAAGTCGCTGCTCAGGGAAGCGGCGTTCGATTTCGCCCACTACCATCAGGAAAGCTTTGACATTGCCGTACTGAATGACGAACCGTTGATCGAACAGGCTGCTTCGCTCAATCAGCAGGACGTCTTCACCGTGACCCTGTCGCGTTCAGGCAAGACGTTCAGCATGCCGGCCAATCAGACCGTGCTGTCTGCCGCCAAGAAAGCCGGCGCGATCGTGCCCTCCTCCTGCAGCCAGGGCGTTTGTGGCACCTGCAAGACCACCCTGCTCCAGGGCACGGTGGACATGAACCACAACGGCGGCATCAGGCAACGGGAAATCGACAAAGGCCTGCGTTTACTGTGCTGCAGCAAGCCCACTTCCGACCTGGTCCTTGATCTTTAA
- a CDS encoding aromatic ring-hydroxylating oxygenase subunit alpha has product MTINTVKTHRELLTDRTPGHGMPGGLFGRQDIFETDVDIFFTQHWILVGVTSDVPEPGDVSTIDIGKSSILLVRDDDEHVQAFRNVCRHRGARLKPAGKSTVGMLVCPYHQWTYDLDGSLKHAAHMGQAFDPKCKSLIPVHTRVIGTHVFVCLGDEPPEDILYLDQVMTPRFAQYDIAHSKIAYESEIIENGNWKLVIENNRECYHCAATHPELTASFLPEDFGFCTDGLGEDSLQALAEYHRRNAETKANWEHEGYICEAVEHLGEDAVTQFRSQRLAIAGNGESQTLDTRVACTRLFGDLTRRDLGDVHLWTHNSWTHIMSDHAVVSYIIPLAPDKTLVRTKWLVHADAIEGVDYQVDKLTEVWAATNLQDANLVGITHSGTQDPAYTPGPFSAFTETYVDQFSRWYAARLAAHGV; this is encoded by the coding sequence ATGACAATTAATACCGTGAAGACCCATCGTGAACTCCTGACCGACCGCACGCCCGGCCATGGCATGCCAGGCGGTTTGTTTGGTCGCCAGGATATTTTTGAAACCGACGTCGATATCTTTTTCACCCAGCATTGGATTCTGGTGGGAGTCACCAGCGACGTCCCCGAACCCGGTGATGTCTCGACCATCGACATTGGCAAATCCTCCATCCTCCTGGTGCGCGACGATGACGAGCATGTGCAGGCGTTTCGTAATGTCTGCCGGCACCGCGGGGCTCGCTTGAAACCGGCCGGCAAGTCGACGGTGGGCATGCTGGTCTGCCCTTATCACCAGTGGACCTACGACCTGGACGGCAGCCTGAAACATGCGGCACACATGGGCCAGGCTTTCGACCCCAAATGCAAAAGCCTGATCCCGGTGCACACTCGGGTGATCGGCACCCATGTCTTCGTCTGCCTGGGCGACGAACCGCCAGAAGACATCTTGTACCTTGATCAGGTCATGACACCGCGCTTCGCCCAATACGACATTGCCCACTCCAAGATTGCCTACGAATCGGAAATCATCGAGAACGGCAATTGGAAACTGGTGATCGAGAATAACCGCGAGTGTTATCACTGCGCCGCCACCCACCCGGAATTGACCGCCTCTTTCCTGCCCGAAGATTTCGGTTTCTGCACCGACGGGCTGGGGGAGGATTCACTCCAGGCGCTGGCGGAGTATCACCGCCGCAATGCCGAGACCAAGGCCAACTGGGAGCACGAAGGTTATATCTGCGAGGCCGTCGAACACCTGGGTGAAGACGCCGTGACCCAGTTCCGCTCGCAGCGACTGGCCATTGCCGGCAACGGCGAATCCCAGACCCTGGACACCCGCGTGGCGTGCACCCGGCTGTTTGGCGACCTCACGCGCCGCGACTTGGGCGACGTGCATCTTTGGACGCACAACTCGTGGACCCACATCATGAGCGACCATGCCGTGGTCTCCTACATCATCCCGTTGGCGCCCGATAAGACCCTGGTGCGCACCAAATGGCTGGTCCATGCCGATGCCATCGAAGGCGTCGATTACCAAGTGGATAAGCTGACCGAAGTCTGGGCGGCGACAAACCTGCAGGACGCCAACCTCGTCGGTATCACCCATAGCGGCACTCAGGACCCTGCCTACACGCCCGGGCCGTTCTCGGCCTTTACCGAAACCTATGTCGACCAGTTCTCGCGCTGGTACGCGGCGCGTCTGGCCGCCCATGGCGTGTGA